CTAAGTCCTACAGAAATTGAGCCGAAAAATACGTATTTTGTTAAAAAAATTACCAAGAAGAACGTTGCGTATGCAAGTAAAGCTAAGGGGAAACTTGCTACTGCTAAAGTTCCAGCAGTTGTAGCGATGGCTTTTCCACCGCGAAACCCGGCAAAAATAGGATAGCAATGTCCTGCTACTGCCATCAGACCAAAGTAAAGTGGTTCGACATCAAGGTTGAAGTATAAAGGAAGGTAAGCAGCGAGTGCCCCTTTACCAATATCGACGAGTACCACGATAATGGCAGATCCTTTTCCAAGAACCCTTAATGTGTTCGTGGCACCAGGATTTTTGCTTCCATGGTCGCGAATATCAACCCCAAAGACCAGCTTGCCCACAATCAGAGCAGTCGGAATGCTTCCAATCAAATAGGAGGAAAGGAGCAACAACCAAAGCATATCATCATTCCTTTGTCAGAGTATCTTCTATAACATTAGCATTTTACCATACTTCAATGGTATTATTTTAATAATTCCTGAAATAGGAAATATTAAAGGGGCGACCGACATGGAACAAATAAATTTTGGTCAAGTTGCTAAAAGTTATGCGAAAGCAAGAGAAGATATTCCTGTTAGTTTAATGGATAGCTTATACATCCGAGGAGTTTACTTTGATGGGAGAAAAGTAGCGGATATTGGCTGTGGTACTGGTGCTTTAACAAGGAAAATGGCAATGAGAAAAGCAGATGTTATTGGCGTAGATCCGTCTAAAGAATTACTGAAATATGCAAATGAATTAAATAGGTCAAAAAACTATAAAATTCCGTATATGCAATCAAGTTCTGAGAGTACGGGTTTACAAGATTCTCAGTATGATATCGTAACCGTAATGCGTGCCTGGCATTGGTTTGACCGTGATAGGGCAATTCGAGAAATTAAACGAATATTAAAAGAAAAGGGTACATTAATAGTAGTCGATTCTGGCTTCCTTACTGGTTCTGGAGTGGTTGAGGAGACATTCAAGGTCTTATCTAAATACGTAAGTGGCGGATTAAAACCTGCTGGAGCTAAAGCCGAGTCAAAGCAGAGAATAAACGGATATCCGATTGAGTGGTTTGATGAATGGCAAAACAATGGCTTTGAGTTACGTGATTTTTATAGATTAAACTATTCAGTTCCCTTTTCAAAAGAAGAATGGGTAGAGAGAATAGAATCTGTCTCCTGGCTTGCAGGATTAGATGAGAAAGTAAGAGGAAATGCACTTCAGGACTTAAGAGATTCCTTATCAGCCGATGAGCCATACATCATTCCACACGAATGTAATGTTTGTATATTAAGGCTGAAAGATTAGAAGAAAGACTAGAATGACCAAAAACGTGCGAATATCCCGCACGTTTTTTTATGCTACTATTTTTATTGAAGAGAATAGAAAAAAATTTTTAAAAAAAGTGTAGGGGTTTGTAACAATCATCTCGTCTATTAAGTGAAGGTCGCAATAGAAAGGGGGAGAGAGCGATTAGTGATTCAGTTTTAATACAAAAAGTAATGGACGGCAGTGATCATGCCTTTCGCCTTTTGGTTGAGAAGTACCGCAATGATGTGTTCCGGACCGTCTTTGCTGTTCTTCGTGATCAAAAGGAAGCAGAAGATGCCGCACAAGAAGTATTTATGAAAATATATAACTCTCTCTCCCAATATGAAAGCCAAGGCTTTAAGACTTGGATGACCAGAATAGCTGTAAATCATGCAATCGATATAAAGAGAAAGCAAGCACGAAGAAAAGAAGAAGTGGCGGTGGCTTTGGAGCAGCAGGCACTAGGTACTCCAAAGGATGGTGTTGAGAAAGAACTTATCGTTAATGAAAGGCAAAGGCTCGTAAGAAAAAGACTTGATGAGCTTCCTGAGAATTATCGAGAAGTCATTTACGGTTTTTATATAGCTGAAAAAAGTTATCAGCAATTGGCCGAGGAACAAAATGTACAGGTGAAAACGATTGAAACGAAGCTGTACCGTGCGCGTATTTGGATGAAAAAGAATTGGAAGGAGGACGATTTTTCATGAAGCATTTTAGTTACAATGAGTGGTTGGATTACGTGAAAGATGAAACAAATGAAAAGACCCGTGAGGAATTTGAAAGTCACTTATATACATGCGACCAATGTCTGGACCTTTATTTACAAGCAGTATCTGTCCATGAATCATCACTTCCAATCCTTTCAAATGAGTCCAGCTTTACAGACTTGGTAATGACAGATATATCGAAACAAAACGCAGGCAATAAAAGACTTGAGGTACAAAAACAAGCAGTAAAGGCTAAAAAGCCATTTTATCAACAGGCTGCGTTTCATTATTTATTAGCCGCAGCAGCTACTTTGTTGCTTACCTTTTCAGGAGTGTTTCAGTCTCTTGCTACTTATGCAAGTGCTGTAGAAGCACCGCAGAATATGGAGGAAAAAAGGCCTTCGGTGACAGAAGGCGTTATTGATAAAACCTTTGCATGGATGGATTCTTTGGAGAAAAAGGAGGCAAATAAAAAATGAAAAGTTCAACGAAGGCGTTAACACTATCGCTATTCCCGGGCCTCGGTCATATCTATTTCGGTAACATGATACGGGGAGTGCTTTATTTAATGTCTGTGGTGGGATTAGCATTCATTACAGTCATTGCGTTATTTTCCAACAATGGTGAAGTGGCTATATTGTGCTTTATGGTGGGTATCTTTATTTATTTAGTTAGTTTTATTGACTTGGGTGTTCAAATTTCCAAACAAAAGAAAGCAATAAGGACAACAAATCCCGATGAACCTCAAGCACAGGTTACACAGGAATCAGAACGGTTCTATACGATTGTGCTGTCGTTTGTCCCAGGCTTAGGCCATTTTCAGCTAGGACTGATGAACCGGGGGCTCACATTGTTAGCAGCGTTTTTAGGACTCGGTATTATGGTGATTTTTATAACAGCTCTTAGCAGTCGTTCAGAGTTTCTTGTATTCTTAATGGGTTTGCCGATAATCTGGGTGTATGGATTTTTTGACTCGGTACAACAGTTGAATAAAAAACAGCGCGGTGAGGAGCTCATTGACCGGACGATCTTTGAAGACTTTGAAACACGCAGAGATGATGGGAAGAAAAGCAAGTCCATTGCAACCTTCCTCTCGATTTTTCCTGGTGCAGGACACTTGTATTTAGGCTTACAACAACGCGGAATTCAGTTGATGGCAGCCTTCTTGTTCTCTATCTATATTTTAGATGTTTTACGCCTAGGGATTTTCTTGTTCTTGATACCAATTATCTGGTTTTACAGCTTTTTTGATGCCATGCAAAAGGTATCAAAATATGGTGAGGAAGAAATCGAGGATGTTCCGATTATTTCTTACTTAATTAATCATCAGAAGTGGGTTGGAATTGGATTAGTTGTTATGGGGCTTTACTACCTATTCATGAATGTGGTGATTCCAGTCTTCTCTCCAATGATCTCTAATATCGTCCAAATTGACTTAATGTTTTGGATACAACGATATTTTCAAACGGGTCTTGTCTGTGTGCTGCTAATTGGCGGGGGTATAAAGTTATTATCCGGAAGCAAGCAAAAAAGGGAGGAAGGGAAATCATGAAAAAATGGAAGAATACACTAACAGGAGTTCTTTTAATCGGAGCTGGAATTGGTTTTCTTTTTAGAAAAAGAAAGGAGGAACAGGCATGAGAACATGGCGTGTTGGTACGTTTTCGATGGGGGCCTCGCTAGTATTCCTTGGCCTCTTCCTTTTTCTTTCAGGTTTTCTAGGATTTGATCTTGTTCATGTGATGACAGCATGGTGGCCAATTTTATTAATCGTTCTTGGGATTGAAATTCTCCTCTACTTATTTTTCTCGCGGCAGGAGAAGCCAGTTTTAAAATATGATTTTTTAAGTATTATCTTTGTTGGTCTGTTAGGAACAGTGGGAATTGTGTTTGCAATGCTTAGTGCAACAGGAATCATGGAGAAACTAGAAGATGTTGTTGCGAGGGAAGAAAGATCTTTTGAACTGCCTGACTTTTCCTATCAAATGGATGATAGTATCAAACGGGTTGTCCTAAGAACAGTAGGCTACCAAACAACGATTGAAGCAACCGATGAAAAAGAGGTATCAATGTTTGGAACCTATCGGACACAGACATCAAAAAAGGAAAATCTCTTAACAAATGCGGATGAATATGTGTATGCGAATAAAAAGGGAGATACACTTTATATTAATGTTAAGACACTTCCTAATGAATTGGGACCATTTTATAGTCATCAGGAAATTGCCTCAACCATTCTAATCCCAAAAGGTGTGAAACTTGAGGTTATTGGAAACGGAAATGACCTTACGTTAAACCCGCGGGCGCTTGAAAATGACTGGAGTATAAATGGTGCATCATCAATAGATGTAAAGGTTGCTGAAAATAGCAATTTGAATATTGCAGCCGTTGGTGTAAGTGAAGTAAATGGTAAAGATGGAGCATGGCAGGTAACGGAAAAAGGGGATCCAAATGAAGGTATTGAAAGAAACGCCATATATCAGTCTGGTGAGGGTAAGTATCGTATTAATATCACCAATACTCAATATGTCAGTTTGAATTCGAATTAACTATCACATCTTATTTTTTGCAAAAAAATAAAAAAAAGGTATGATAGTAGACGGCAGTGAAATGGATAGAATAATAATTGTGTCTTGGGTTAATAATTGTAAGCTAAAGGGTAAATTGGTAGAATATAGGAAGATCCATCATATGCCATTTATTGATTTCATAGAAATAGGATGATGAATGATGAAACGAGCACGATTAATATATAATCCCACTTCAGGACGGGAAATTCTAAAGCGCCATCTAGCGGAGATTCTTGAGAAGCTTGAGATTGCCGGGTATGAAGCTTCTTGCCATGCGACGACGGGTGCAGGTGATGCAACGGCTGCTGCTAGGATAGCAGTTGAACGACAATATGATGTTGTGATTGCTGCAGGTGGTGATGGTACCATAAATGAAGTGGTCAATGGTCTTGCAGAGCAGGAGTACAGACCAAAGTTGGGAATTATTCCAGCAGGTACAACAAACGATTTTGCAAGAGCCCTTCATATACCAAGAGATATCGGTGCTGCAGTGGATATCATCACAAAGGGTGAAATGATTCCTGTGGATATTGGCCGAATCAATGATCGATATTTTATTAACATTGCAGGCGGAGGCAGAATCACGGAGCTTACATACGAAGTTCCGAGTAAATTAAAAACAATGCTTGGACAACTTGCCTATTATTTAAAAGGGATGGAAATGCTCCCTTCCATTAAGCCCTCGGACGTTAGTATTGAGTATGATGGAAAGCTTTTTGAAGGGGAAGCAATGCTATTCCTTGTGGGGCTGACGAATTCAATCGGCGGCTTCGAAAAGATTGCGCCAGATTCATCGATCAACGATGGTTTATTTTCATTGCTGATATTGAAAAAAATTAATTTGGCGGAGTTTGTTCGGGTCGCAACTTTAGCGATTCGCGGTGAGCATGTAAATGATCCAAATGTCATTTATGCGAAAGCGAGCCGAATTAAAGTACATTCGAATGAAAAGGTACAAATAAATCTTGATGGTGAATTTGGCGGGTTACTGCCGGCAGAGTTCGCAAATCTATACAGACATTTAGAGGTATTTGTTCCACTCGATGACATTCGACCACTCGATAAACCAACCGATTGGGTACCGGGTCAAAGATATAGTTGAAAAAGTTCGTTCCGAGGTGGAACGGACTTTTCTTTTTAAAGGAAATAAAGTTTTGTTTATCCTTACAATCTTTATACAGTGATTTCCTACTTTTCGCACACTTCGATTAAATAATCCTGATTTCAAAATCCTACTTTTCGTCTATAATCAGCTAGTACTTAAGTTACTTTACATATTAAGCTTAGGCTTGTTACTATTTAATGGTAATTATTAAATATTCTGCATATTAGAAGCATTTGTAAAAATGAAACCCGTTTCATAAAACAGGCCAAATTGGAACTTTAGCTGGCGATGGGATAAGTTAAATTACTTCTAAGCATTTTTAAGGAGGTGTATGCCAAGAGATAATTTACACTAAATAAGTGTATGCCATTTTGTTTAGTTTTCTTCATTTTGTATTTATTTTTATGAAACCGGTTTCAATAAAAAGATTTACAATAAGACTGGAGGTTTATTATGTTTCGAAAATTTACTAAACTCGGGATAGGAATTCTTCTTCTCAGTTCTACCCTTTTTACTGGAGGAGCTTCTGCAAACACTAATCCAACCGTGGCAGACCGTGAGCCAATGAACACGGAGGTGAAATCCATTGGTGGAACAAACGTTTTGTTTCAATATGGTGAACCAGTCCCATCGTTTGATACTTGGACACAAGAAGAGCGGAGTAGAAGCTACTTATCACTTGATGGGAAATGGAAATTTGCCATGGATTCCAATAGTCAAGGGATGAATGAAAAATGGTACCAAAAAGATTATAATGATTCAAATTGGCAGCAAGAAAAGGTGCCGGGCAGCTGGGATCTTTATGATACACCTGGGTTTGGTACATACGATGGTTCAAATTTTGGTGAAGGAACGGCATTTTACGATGGTGACGCCTGGTTCCGGACACACTTTTCACCTGATGCCAGTTGGAGAAATCAATTCGTAAAACTTAATTTTCTCGGCGTTAACTATCGTGCATGGGTTTATATTAATGGTCATTTTGTAGGCGAACATGAAGGTGGAAATACCCCTTTTGCGCTTAATGTTAGTGAATATTTACAACCAGGGAAAGATAATGTGATTGCGGTTCGAGTACATCGCAGAGCAGACTTTGATTCTTATACAAGTCCGGATGCGAAGCCTGTTACCAATGACGTGGAACTGCCTTACAAACCTGTAGACTACTGGCGATATGCAGGAATTACACGCAGCGTCTATTTGGAAGCAACATCAAATGTAAATGTTAGTAAAATCCTTACTTCAACAGGTGATCATACTTTAACAACAAAAGTGGTTGTATATAATCATGGAGATAAAAAAGTAGAACGTCAACTAGTTGTAAATCCAGGTGAACAAACTGGAGGAAAGCCTAAGTCAAAGGAAATAAAATTAAATCCAGGCGAAGTAAAAGTGGTCTCAATGGATTTTGATATTAAGAGTGCAAGCTATTGGACACCGGACTCCCCTACTCTATATGAAGTAACCGCAACTCTTTATAAGGGAAAAGGTGAAGGTCAAGTTACACAGAGTGGAATTGGCTCTGTTGATGACAGCCTTTCAACAAATTATGGAATGCGAACAATTGCTACAGAGGGTAGTAAATTAACATTGAATGGAGAACAGGTATTTTTAAAAGGTCTTAACTGGCATGAGGAAACAGCTGCAAATGGAAAATCTATGACAATTGAAGAGTATGATACCGAGTTGAATCATGTTCTGAATGTAAATGCAAACTTTATTCGTAACAGTCACTACAACCGTCACCCATATGTATATGATTTTGCTGATAAGCATGGATTAATGGTATTAGATGATGTTGATAATATGTGGCTTGATACAAAGCAAGAAGCGTTACAAACAAACTCATACGGACTTTCAAGAGCATTAGTATTAAGTATGGCATGGAATCAAATTAATCGCCCTTCTGTTATCATGTGGTCATTACAAAATGAGTCTCAAATTTGGGATGATCAGCAAGTTTACCGTGACTGGCTTTCGGATATGAAGAGTGCTGTCAAAAGTGTTGATATCCAAAACCGTCCTGTCACATGGGCATCTGGAAGCAGTTGGGACCCAGCCTATGACTTGGCAGATGTCATCGGTTTAAATGAATATTTCGGTTATTTCTATATGAAGGATGAGGACCTAGGGACTACTTTAGAAGCAGTTCATAGAAACCATCCTAATAAACCGATACTAATTACGGAAAATGGAACGTGGGCCTATGCAGAGGAGGAACTCAAACATGGAGAACCTACAACGTCCGGGACCGAAGAATGGCAATCCGCTAAATTCCTAAATCACTGGAACCAGGTAACAGATTCCAACCGTCTAGATTATATGGCTGGATATACGTTCTGGGTGTTAAAAGATTATAAACAAAGGTTAGGCTATAACCAACAGATAAACGGAATTTCTACCATGGGATTAATGCGATTCGACAACGAAGAGCCACGCTTGGTATATGAAACCTTTAAAAACGCAGCAAATCCATTTAAATAAGAGTTTTTGTACTATAAAACCTAATTATTAACAATTCTGCAATACCTTAAAAAAGGTAAACACAATTTAGTTATGTGTTTACCTTTTTTAATATTCATATAATCACAAGGGGCATGAATGGGCATTAGGGCATTTTGAACAATCACTTGGTGTGCTGGTTAAATAGTTTTTATAATGGTAAAATTATTTAATATGTTGAAAAAGTAGTTGTTCGGAGGGTTATGATGAAAAACATTTATCAGGATGATAGCTTAGCACTGCATACTGATCTATACCAGATCAATATGGTAGAAACGTATTGGAGAGACGGAAGATATAATAAACGCGCAGTGTTTGAATTGTTTTTCCGTAAGCTGCCTTTTGGGAATGGATATGCTGTTTTTGCTGGATTGGAAAAAGTCATTCAGTTTATCCAGGGCTTCCGCTTTTCAGAAGATGATTTGGAGTATTTAAAAAATGAAGTAGGCTACCAGGATGACTTTCTGGACTATTTAAAGAGCTTGCGCTTTACGGGTACTATTCGCTGTATGAAAGAAGGCGAGCTGGTATTTGGAAATGAGCCGATTTTAAGTGTAGATGCCCCGCTTTGTGAAGCTCAGTTGATTGAAACGGCACTATTGAACATCATTAATTATCAGACATTAATCGCGACAAAGGCTTCTCGTATTAAACAGGTTCTTGGTAATGAAATTGCAATGGAATTCGGTACTCGCCGAGCTCAGGAAATGGACGCAGCCATTTGGGGTACACGAGCTGCATACTTAGCCGGTTTTGATGGAACGAGTAATGTTCGAGCGGGTAAATTATTTCAAATCCCCGTTTCTGGTACGCATGCTCACTCGATGGTCCAAGCCTATAAGGACGAATATGTAGCTTTTCGTAAATATGCTGAAACCCATAAGGATTGTGTCTTTTTAGTTGATACATATGATACGCTAAGGTTAGGTGTTCCAAATGCGATTAAAGTCGCCAAGGAGATGGGCGATTCTATAAATTTCATAGGAATCCGTTTAGACAGCGGTGACCTTGCCTATCTTTCAAAGGAAGCGCGTAAAATGCTCGATGAGGCGGGATTTAAGGATGCAAAAATCTTTGCTTCAAGTGATCTCGACGAGTATACGATTCTGAACTTGAAAGCACAGGGTGCGAAAATTGATAGCTGGGGAATCGGTACTAAGCTGATAACGGCATACGAACAAGCAGCACTTGGGGCTGTCTACAAAATTGTTTCGATAGAAGGCGAGAACGGCAAGATGGAGGATACAATAAAAATCTCTTCCAATCCGGTAAAAGTAACGACCCCAGGTATTAAAAAAATATATCGTATTATTAATAATAAGAATAACCATGCTGAAGGGGACTATATTGCACTTGAGAATGAGAAACTGCCTGAAAAGCAGCTGAAAATGTTCCATCCAACCCATACGTATATGAATAAGGTGGTTACAAACTTTACGGCAAAAGAACTTCACGAAGTAATCTATTCCAACGGTGAGCTTGTTTATGAAATGCCATGTCTTGAGGAGTCTCGTGAGTATTTAAAGCAAAATCTTTGTGCTCT
This Neobacillus sp. YX16 DNA region includes the following protein-coding sequences:
- the plsY gene encoding glycerol-3-phosphate 1-O-acyltransferase PlsY: MLWLLLLSSYLIGSIPTALIVGKLVFGVDIRDHGSKNPGATNTLRVLGKGSAIIVVLVDIGKGALAAYLPLYFNLDVEPLYFGLMAVAGHCYPIFAGFRGGKAIATTAGTLAVASFPLALLAYATFFLVIFLTKYVFFGSISVGLSLLIYSYFSPEIKFELIFFFFTLFLIYLHRSNIRNLILGIEPKINDKNLINDRIPPKNNGLKM
- a CDS encoding class I SAM-dependent methyltransferase, producing the protein MEQINFGQVAKSYAKAREDIPVSLMDSLYIRGVYFDGRKVADIGCGTGALTRKMAMRKADVIGVDPSKELLKYANELNRSKNYKIPYMQSSSESTGLQDSQYDIVTVMRAWHWFDRDRAIREIKRILKEKGTLIVVDSGFLTGSGVVEETFKVLSKYVSGGLKPAGAKAESKQRINGYPIEWFDEWQNNGFELRDFYRLNYSVPFSKEEWVERIESVSWLAGLDEKVRGNALQDLRDSLSADEPYIIPHECNVCILRLKD
- a CDS encoding sigma-70 family RNA polymerase sigma factor, coding for MDGSDHAFRLLVEKYRNDVFRTVFAVLRDQKEAEDAAQEVFMKIYNSLSQYESQGFKTWMTRIAVNHAIDIKRKQARRKEEVAVALEQQALGTPKDGVEKELIVNERQRLVRKRLDELPENYREVIYGFYIAEKSYQQLAEEQNVQVKTIETKLYRARIWMKKNWKEDDFS
- a CDS encoding LPXTG cell wall anchor domain-containing protein, whose protein sequence is MKKWKNTLTGVLLIGAGIGFLFRKRKEEQA
- a CDS encoding diacylglycerol kinase yields the protein MKRARLIYNPTSGREILKRHLAEILEKLEIAGYEASCHATTGAGDATAAARIAVERQYDVVIAAGGDGTINEVVNGLAEQEYRPKLGIIPAGTTNDFARALHIPRDIGAAVDIITKGEMIPVDIGRINDRYFINIAGGGRITELTYEVPSKLKTMLGQLAYYLKGMEMLPSIKPSDVSIEYDGKLFEGEAMLFLVGLTNSIGGFEKIAPDSSINDGLFSLLILKKINLAEFVRVATLAIRGEHVNDPNVIYAKASRIKVHSNEKVQINLDGEFGGLLPAEFANLYRHLEVFVPLDDIRPLDKPTDWVPGQRYS
- a CDS encoding glycoside hydrolase family 2 TIM barrel-domain containing protein translates to MFRKFTKLGIGILLLSSTLFTGGASANTNPTVADREPMNTEVKSIGGTNVLFQYGEPVPSFDTWTQEERSRSYLSLDGKWKFAMDSNSQGMNEKWYQKDYNDSNWQQEKVPGSWDLYDTPGFGTYDGSNFGEGTAFYDGDAWFRTHFSPDASWRNQFVKLNFLGVNYRAWVYINGHFVGEHEGGNTPFALNVSEYLQPGKDNVIAVRVHRRADFDSYTSPDAKPVTNDVELPYKPVDYWRYAGITRSVYLEATSNVNVSKILTSTGDHTLTTKVVVYNHGDKKVERQLVVNPGEQTGGKPKSKEIKLNPGEVKVVSMDFDIKSASYWTPDSPTLYEVTATLYKGKGEGQVTQSGIGSVDDSLSTNYGMRTIATEGSKLTLNGEQVFLKGLNWHEETAANGKSMTIEEYDTELNHVLNVNANFIRNSHYNRHPYVYDFADKHGLMVLDDVDNMWLDTKQEALQTNSYGLSRALVLSMAWNQINRPSVIMWSLQNESQIWDDQQVYRDWLSDMKSAVKSVDIQNRPVTWASGSSWDPAYDLADVIGLNEYFGYFYMKDEDLGTTLEAVHRNHPNKPILITENGTWAYAEEELKHGEPTTSGTEEWQSAKFLNHWNQVTDSNRLDYMAGYTFWVLKDYKQRLGYNQQINGISTMGLMRFDNEEPRLVYETFKNAANPFK
- a CDS encoding nicotinate phosphoribosyltransferase codes for the protein MKNIYQDDSLALHTDLYQINMVETYWRDGRYNKRAVFELFFRKLPFGNGYAVFAGLEKVIQFIQGFRFSEDDLEYLKNEVGYQDDFLDYLKSLRFTGTIRCMKEGELVFGNEPILSVDAPLCEAQLIETALLNIINYQTLIATKASRIKQVLGNEIAMEFGTRRAQEMDAAIWGTRAAYLAGFDGTSNVRAGKLFQIPVSGTHAHSMVQAYKDEYVAFRKYAETHKDCVFLVDTYDTLRLGVPNAIKVAKEMGDSINFIGIRLDSGDLAYLSKEARKMLDEAGFKDAKIFASSDLDEYTILNLKAQGAKIDSWGIGTKLITAYEQAALGAVYKIVSIEGENGKMEDTIKISSNPVKVTTPGIKKIYRIINNKNNHAEGDYIALENEKLPEKQLKMFHPTHTYMNKVVTNFTAKELHEVIYSNGELVYEMPCLEESREYLKQNLCALWDEYRRTMNPEEYPVDLSQKCWDNKMRNIEEVKEKVAEMKAE